CTTGTCTTCCCTCTTCCTCCATTTTCAGGCAGAAAGACCTTACTCTAGAAAACATGAACGAATTCATTTTCAACCTTAACGTTTGAACACAACCCAAATAAAGGCTATACAATCTCATTACAATGTCAAGGCTTGAAATTTTTCTTGTTTGGAATCTTCTTGGACTAATCATCATTGCTGAGATAGCCACATCAAATTTATAAACAAGAGAAGACGGAAAAATAGTCCAAAATCTTAACAGGTAGTTTCATACTTTCATAACCATCATCATTGTGTTTCGTTCTTGAATGGACGATAAAACTAAAGATTTTGGCCAGTTTAATTACTTCACTCTCTTCCGAAGTGAATAAAGAACAGCATATAtgtctaaaaatataaaaattgaccactgtattaaggaaaaattatcCAATGATACAAACAAATTTGACAAGTATACGTAGGACTTGTACCTAACCAAGTGGCAAGGGAAGCACCAATTGCACCAATGCCAAAATCTCTTACAGCAGATTGCTTCCATGAATTTAGTAGTTTACTTTCTTCAGTTGTCAAATTAACCTATGAATTTTAATAAGCATATTATATCTTCAAAAGGATACTGAaatttacaacaacaaaaatttgaGTTAATGATAAAAACACACATAAATATCCCCTTTTTCATGTTTCATACTTTACTATCAGGTGTGCGAGTTTTCTAGTTGAACTACCACCAACTATTTATCAAAAGGCACCTCAATTATCAATTGTTCATATATGAAACTTACACACCTATAGTTCAGTATAAAGCtcgaaaaaatcaatttttttgatcCTTCATCCAGATTTTTGAATACAAAGATAACACAGAACAAATGAAATCACCAAATTGATtaggaaaaaaagagagaaaattggGTAGCCATTTCACTATGAAACATTTGGGGTCAGAAAAAATCAAACCTTTCTGGAGATGAGAAGTTCGTTCAATTCCATGAGCGAGTCTGCCATTGTTGCGCCTAATTTCAGGGTCTGATCCGATCAAAGGTGGGTATAATGGTTCTTATAATATCCGGAGCTGGATCCGGATACAAATCGGGTCAACAAGTACAACTCTTTTGGTaccataaaaattattttaatataacatGATACATagacatatattattatttttaatttagtcTGGATGTCAATTTTAGATGTGCATAAAATATCTtagatttgtataaaattgaatatgtatTTTGCTTAACTCAATCGTCAATTGTCTCATAGAACACATATATTTACTTAgtgaatttattttgaatttttttttattgatactTACTCGATAACCCGCCTGAATGGCCTTTTTAGAGCTATATCATAACTTCAATTCTAAGTGTGcataagtaaattttaaatttacatgtaattgaatatattaatatatgtattatctcataaaacacatatatttacgtaatcaacttattttgaaaatatatttcagTGATACCTCTATCATCAATTATGATTGAGGCAACAGTTTTGTCGAATTGCTTTGCATTCGTATCAACATGGACGTAAGAGGAAATATTGATAGTTCATGCTTCAAATGAGTCTTGCATTCACTATCCAACGGATCATGGATTAAACAATCAAGGTTCGAAAAAATTATATCTAGGAGACTGTCGTTTTCAAAATCTATTCCTCAACTCACGTCTTTTAATTTTGGGGTTGAAGTATAGTACCTTTTGAGTTGTTCTTTATCCAAAGTTCTTCTAACTCTAAACAGTTTGaatatttcttgaattgaaaagacatttaactttataaaaaatatattttgtgtcATCAATGTCAAAATCACTAGcatatttatgaatttgatataattatatatatatatatatatatatatatatatatatatttgacacatacaataaaaaatatattcatttatatttcttcataattaaaatctaaaaaaatatgaatatagtaCACATACGTTACTTCTACCTTTCGGCcaaagaaaatcatttttaaaaggaaaaagggtctaaaatacccttaaagtattataaatgatacaaaattacccttcattcacttattgactctaaaaaaaccttgtcatccacctttgagtttaaaattgaccacttatctaacggttttaaatttaattatttaaatattttttaaaatatatggcgCTCAAacatttgttataatttaacttattgatataatttataaataaatcacTGCCCACCCGTTACTAATTAGATattatgttcatcttaattattcctttgtctcaattatgtgatggtacttaatagataatttttttaaaaataatataataaagttttaatatttaaaacaaatcataaatatttatttaaaaaaacatgaattaattcgggatgagCTAATTCTTTACTTTAATCGtaaatttcgaattcaagcttgaaaaagaagactattgaaagtgtcctttCAAATATGCGGTTCAACCTAAATTAGATTGGGGCTTTATTCGAACTCGAACAATTTCGTCTtattttagtagtgtttaggaTGATTTTGATAGTAGAATTGATTTATTAGTTGGgtgaatttaataattaatgagTGGATAGTGTCTtggtttataaatgatattaataaattaattataataaatatttgagcgccatgtattttaaaaaaatataaaatagtttaaatttaaaatcgttaTATAGGTGGtcaattttaaactcaaaaatcaaaacggatgagaagggtattttgaagtggataaaaaggacatttttgagTCAACAGGTGGATGAAGTatagttttgtaccattttcaatatttcGAGAGTATTTTACGCCCTTTTCCGtttttaaaattcaacaaaatatttattttccaaaATGCAGAGCTCACATTCCCTCCAATGGTATCAAACACCCCAAAGTCTCCATTGTAGAGCTTCCCAAGCACCTTTGCTCTTCTTCCCTCCGCATGCCATGGCTATAATGACCCACCCCTTCACCACCCCACCCACCACCCACCCCAACACAACCCGCATCCACCTATCCACCTCCATCTCCAAAGCTACTTCTCTCCCTCAGCTCAAACAAGTCCACACCCAAATCCTCCGTCAAAACTTGTCCGATTCCGATTCCAGTTCCCTCCTTTTCGACCTCATTCTTTCTTCAATTCCTTTACCTTCAAGCCTTCAATATTCGCTGTCCATCTTCTCCACTTTGCAAAACCGACGAACCCATCTCATCAACAAGCTATTTCGTGAACTTTCACGTTCTAAGGAACCCCATAATGCGTTATTGTTTTTGGAGAATGGTACAAGAAATGGGTTGGAAGTTGACAGGTTTAGCTTCCCGCCATTGCTGAAAGCTGCGTCGAGGGCGTTGGCGTTGCGTGAAGGGATGGAGATTCATGGGTTGGGTTGTAAGCTTGGGTTTGATTCTGACCCGTTTATTCAAACTGCTCTGCTTGGAATGTATGCCAGTTGTGGGCAAATTCAAGATGCGCGGTTGGTGTTTGATAAAATGTCTGAAAGAGATATTGTCGCTTGGGATATAATGATTGATGGGTATGCTGTTATATCCATTTAATTACTACAAAAGTTGACTAattttgttgctgttgttgaATCATTTTTAGTTGATGAATTTTCAAAGATGTTTATTAAGTTTCTTATTTATTGCTTGCTGACCTTTTTGCTGTGTGTTTCACAGTTACTGTCAGAATGGCCTTTTTGATGATGTATTGGTGCTGTTGGAAGAGATGAGGAGCTCTAATGTGGAACCCGACTCGAGAGTTTTCACAACCATTCTATCTGCTTGTGGTCAAACTGGAAACTTAGCTCTTGGGAAAGTGATTCATGAGTTGATATCAGAGAATAATATCATTGCTGATTCTCGTCTGCTAAGTTCTCTTATCAGCATGTATGCAGGTTGTGGCTGCATGGATTTGGCTCAGAATTTGTATGACGAACTGTCACAAAAGAATTTGGTGGTATCAACTGCCATGATTTCAGGGTACTCAAAGGCTGGGCAAGTCGAAACTGCACGCTCTATTTTTGATCAAATAACAAATAAGGACTTGGTTTGTTGGAGTGCGATGATATCTGGCTATGCAGAGAGTGACCAACCACAAGAGGGTCTTAAGTTACTTGACGAAATGCAGGCATCTGGAGTGAAGCCTGACCAAGTAACTATGTTAAGTGTTATCTCAGCCTGTGCTAATCTCGGCGCATTGGATCAAGCAAAAAGAATCCATATGATTGTTGATAAGTACAGATTTCGAGAAGCTTTGCCTGTAAATAATGCCCTAATTGATATGTATGCCAAATGTGGGTATCTAGACGGAGCAAGAGGAGTTTTTGGTCGAATGCGAAGGAAAAATGTTATTTCGTGGACTAGTATGATTAGTGCACATGCCATTCATGGAGAGGCTGATCAGGCCTTGATGCTTTTTCGTCAAATGAAAGAGCCCAATTGGATTACGTTTGTGGCTGTCCTATATGCTTGTAGTCATGCCGGACTAGTTGATGAGGGACAACAGATCTTCTCATCAATGGTGAATGAGTACAAAATCACACCTAAACTTGAACACTATGGTTGCATGGTGGACCTTTATGGCCGAGCAAATCGTCTCAGAGAAGCCCTGGAGCTGGTAGAGAGTATGCCTATGGCACCAAATGTTGTCATTTGGGGTTCACTAATGGCGGCTTGTCGGATCCATGGTGAGTATGAACTAGGAGAATTTGCTGCTAAAAGGCTCCTCGAGTTAGATCCTGAACATGATGGAGCTTATGTCTTCTTATCAAACTTTTATGCTAAAGGAAAACGATGGGAAAATGTTGGGGAGGTGAGACAACTTATGAAACACAAAGGCATATTGAAGGAACAGGGACACAGTAAGATTGAAATGGGCAATGAGATACACAAATTTTTAACAGCTGATAAGAGTCATAAACATGCTGATGACATCTATGCAAAGCTAGATGAGGTAGTTTGCAAGTTGATGCAGGTCGGTTATGCTCCAAACACTAGTGTTGTTTTAATTGATGTTGATGAAGACGAGAAGAAGGATGTAGTTCTTTTGCACAGCGAAAAGCTGGCTCTTTGTTACGGATTACTGAAAAGTAATAGGGGATCACCTATCCATATAATTAAGAACTTAAGGATCTGTGAGGATTGCCATAACTTTATGAAGTTGGCATCTAAGGTGTTTGAGAGAGAAATTGTTGTAAGAGATAGAACTAGATTTCACCATTACAGAGACGGTTCTTGTTCTTGTAAAGACTATTGGTAACAGCAATTTGTGAAATAGAATACATTGTATCATTTCGTCCTCGTTTCTCTTTAACATTCAATTTCATTGAATAAGTGCAGGCAGAACAATTCTGGCTACAGGGGATATAGTATTTACAGTTGAAACATAGAACAACATAGTACCAAAAGATGCTAATATTGAATTCTCAACGTTCACAGAAGAACAAACATATAGAGCTTACACCGCGAGCTCTCATGAGGGATGAGAATGCTTTATCTCATAAGTTCTATTTAGGTTGGAACCTGGAGCCTCTCTATTGTGAAATCACTCTGCTGGCCCGCGAAAGAAGATGACAGCCAGAACTCTTGTTTCAACTTTTGAACTTCTCTTCTCAGTCTGAACTTCAAAAACTCCAACACAGCTGAAACCAATTTTCCATTTTCAGTTAAAGGACTTCGACTGTACTCTAAAATCCATGTATTTGGGTCCATTTGCACAGCTGAACCACTCCATTTTTGATGAGTCCATGAACTATTCGACTTTCTAATCAAGTAACCAATCTCACCATTGGACCACTGTTTaaaatgaagatgaaaatatcAACAAAACCTTAACTTGATGAAGTAAACTCGAAAGAAAAGATAGGACAGAAACAGAAAACAGTCGAAATTATGTTACCTCAGTGAGTCTTCCTGATAATATGGTATACGAACGAGCACAAAATCCAGCTGTGAGCAAACCAGCTGTTTGTAAAGGCCATCCCCATATACTCAACTCTTCTGAACTGGACTTGTACAATGTACATCGCGAATTCAGAAGCAAACCATCCTATAAATCAATCGAAAAATCTACTTAATATTGGTATCCCCAGCATGAAGCAAAAATATGCATCGCATTTATGAAATCTATACCTGGTTGATTTTCCAAGTAGAATTAAGAGGGCTGCAACTCGATATTTCATCGTCATCAATTAGACCTTCAAGCTCCttcttaaagaacatcaatctTTCATCAAAATCCTTCAAACCCCATGATTTTTCACTCAAATTCTTAACAATTTGTTGCGACAATTGAGGCTGCAAGAACCCAGAAACCACCGAAGAAAACCCAAATTCCAACCCTAAAACAACACCCAATCCAAAAATCAACCGCATCAATAGAACCCCGAATCCGAATcccctcttcctcttcttcacCTTCTCATGAAAGCTCCCTCTAGCAGTGGAATTGAGCGGAGGGGACATGGACGAAGAAGCAGAACTGTTGCTACTTGATTTGGGGGTCGAAAAAGTCCTCGATGGGGTGTAAGAAATGGGGCTTCTTGGAAATTGAAGAGCTCTACCCGCTGAAAGTTTTGTGATTGAACTCTTGTGCATGCTGTTAGTCATCAGATCGAGAGTTGCATTGAAACTGGCTATGCAGATTTCGCAATTGCAATTGGTATCTTTTCGACATCCCGGGAAATAGTAGCTGTCTTTCATctcggaatccatgacggaggtgGTCGACGATGATTTCACGGAGGAATTCGGCGTTGAAACTGGTGTTGATTTCATGGTATTTTGAGCTATGGAAATACCCAAAATCTGGGGTTTCTTTGTTGTTTAAGGGAAGAAGATAAATGGggtttgaaatttgaatacaaCGGTCATATCCTATGTAGAATATTTGGGGTGTGTGGTAATGACATATTTACCCCTTACATATCATGTCATTTATTTGGAAAAGatttaaaaatgacaaaagatataaagtgacacctgaagtcgtctcaaattttcaaaaaacacaTTAACTGTGCAGATAACTATTTCgaacatatattattacatcattttcggATCAATTCCAGATTTTAAATGACAAGTATAATTACACACCAATCATTGTGTGACAAGTGttaattcaatttgaaatactattttttttttcattttaagtttttctttatttctttcttttactttttgacttatattatttttattatttttattttaatttcatttcaattttatttcattttccaCCCCAACTTTCAAGCTCCCTCCGtattctttctttatttcttcttcttcacctctCATCCTCACCTAACCCCACACCCATATCAAGTTGAGCCCCTCctccattttctttctcttttcttcttcttatttggtcaaattttttactttccaaaattatattattttctagattttgttgagttattgataacaaaactaattatttttctaagaaagatCAAAACTTTGAAGGtatcatcatttaatttatctcatttccatataaattcaaaactagaaatgataattttgaaagcATTAAGAATTCTCcgaaaattgaaaaagtttaattaaaaactggataaaaaactaaataatgtcTACTAATTGTCTTGAAATCTAATGGGTTTATCACATTGTTcgaaatgtattaaaatatttagatataatttcaaaattgaagAGAGTTAAACTAATAGTAGATAAAAGAGAGATCGAGTTGTGGTAAAAAGTGACATTAAAAGTGATAAGTTAATGAAGATGACAATGAATatttgaagaaggaagaaagaaaaaaaataataaggagaaaaagtaaaaataatataaaaataaaaatatatattttatagtaaaattcttgtaaaaataaaattatattcgtttttttaatttgttcacGCTCTTTAAGAGAGTGCATACACTCTCCATGCCTGATGaacaaaaaatgatgtaataatatcagttcaggattgtttagggggtaataggacacttgcatagtttaggtgtctttttgaaatttcGGGACAACTTCAGatgtcactttatgtcttttttctttaaaaattatatacattaatGGTAAAAGATTTAAGATTTTTGGATCCGGCtcctcccattttatttaattagcaACATATTACCTTGTTcacaaaaatagtcaaaaaaacAATAGTAATAAGTAATGGGATTCCCACTTCGTTTATGGGCTTTAATGACGGCTAGATGTTTTTGCTTtgagaaaatatgaaaattatcttTCTTGAAGtccaaaagttatttttattgctAGTCAAACTCGacttgaacccatgaccttATCTGTCAGGAcagtttttgataaaataattttaactctTTACTTTGATGTCGAATCAATAAACAGTTTAATGCATTAGAAACTAGACTCTTAGACCCGTGTTTGATATGTAATAGGTCCGCTAACACCTTATATATTGAGAGATATATCATTCCAAATCAGGTCATATACAATTATATCAGAAACTTTCTTATAATAAAACTTTTCACTTAAGATTTTTGTTTCAAGACTCTCTATGCCTCTAACTTCCGTCTAAGAATTTCAAGTGACTTTATATAAgcgtaaaatttattttttatttatcatgatATCGGAATCATATCCAATATTAGTCCCCCATCATATATTGTTCACACTCTAAATGTTCAGTCTTGATCGTACGAGGGGTGTTGACTCTCATATCTTTTGTTGGATGGAAAATGAACTCATGATATAATCTTACACGATCCTTCCTTTATGAGTTGATTTTAGAACTGAGTTAGacattagattttttttttaaaacctatTTAAGCAAAATAACATAGGATTGCTGAGCTACCTCTAATTTTTCCTCAAGATGCATCTAAAAATCTTGAATCTTGTGAATATTGGATATATAAGTTTCCACCATCCACCGTAGATCTTTAATCTAGACGGTGAATGGAGTCCAATGtggatgaaactaaaaaacaaaatgGTCTCCAATGTATagcattctttattttttttaattatttctttcattaaatatttatattatattttatgattggGTGGCCATGAATATttggaagaaaaacaaagaggaaGGCTATTTTGGTGGATTTTGAACCTTGCATCTGAATACATAGTGAtctacttcttttttattttaaactatcgCTTTAACTTTTTTCACACATTACAAAATGTAATGAtcgttaattttaaatttaataatatatatataaaaaaatattctttgttTGAGACAATTATTAACCTATTATAAGATAATCAATTAATCTTTGCATCTAATTAAAGCCTATAATTAACAACA
The nucleotide sequence above comes from Solanum pennellii chromosome 9, SPENNV200. Encoded proteins:
- the LOC107029188 gene encoding pentatricopeptide repeat-containing protein At4g14820; translated protein: MAIMTHPFTTPPTTHPNTTRIHLSTSISKATSLPQLKQVHTQILRQNLSDSDSSSLLFDLILSSIPLPSSLQYSLSIFSTLQNRRTHLINKLFRELSRSKEPHNALLFLENGTRNGLEVDRFSFPPLLKAASRALALREGMEIHGLGCKLGFDSDPFIQTALLGMYASCGQIQDARLVFDKMSERDIVAWDIMIDGYCQNGLFDDVLVLLEEMRSSNVEPDSRVFTTILSACGQTGNLALGKVIHELISENNIIADSRLLSSLISMYAGCGCMDLAQNLYDELSQKNLVVSTAMISGYSKAGQVETARSIFDQITNKDLVCWSAMISGYAESDQPQEGLKLLDEMQASGVKPDQVTMLSVISACANLGALDQAKRIHMIVDKYRFREALPVNNALIDMYAKCGYLDGARGVFGRMRRKNVISWTSMISAHAIHGEADQALMLFRQMKEPNWITFVAVLYACSHAGLVDEGQQIFSSMVNEYKITPKLEHYGCMVDLYGRANRLREALELVESMPMAPNVVIWGSLMAACRIHGEYELGEFAAKRLLELDPEHDGAYVFLSNFYAKGKRWENVGEVRQLMKHKGILKEQGHSKIEMGNEIHKFLTADKSHKHADDIYAKLDEVVCKLMQVGYAPNTSVVLIDVDEDEKKDVVLLHSEKLALCYGLLKSNRGSPIHIIKNLRICEDCHNFMKLASKVFEREIVVRDRTRFHHYRDGSCSCKDYW
- the LOC107029189 gene encoding uncharacterized protein LOC107029189, with amino-acid sequence MKSTPVSTPNSSVKSSSTTSVMDSEMKDSYYFPGCRKDTNCNCEICIASFNATLDLMTNSMHKSSITKLSAGRALQFPRSPISYTPSRTFSTPKSSSNSSASSSMSPPLNSTARGSFHEKVKKRKRGFGFGVLLMRLIFGLGVVLGLEFGFSSVVSGFLQPQLSQQIVKNLSEKSWGLKDFDERLMFFKKELEGLIDDDEISSCSPLNSTWKINQDGLLLNSRCTLYKSSSEELSIWGWPLQTAGLLTAGFCARSYTILSGRLTEWSNGEIGYLIRKSNSSWTHQKWSGSAVQMDPNTWILEYSRSPLTENGKLVSAVLEFLKFRLRREVQKLKQEFWLSSSFAGQQSDFTIERLQVPT